DNA sequence from the Cardiobacteriaceae bacterium TAE3-ERU3 genome:
TGTCGTGCGAGCCGTATTCTTCAGCTTTTTGTGCCATCAGGCCAACGTTAGGCACGGTGCCCATTGTGGTCGGATCAAATGCACCGTGCTCCTTACAGAATGCGATAGTTTCAGCATAAACACCTGCATAGCTGCTGTCAGGAATAACAGCTTTAGTGTCTTTCTGCTTGCCATCAGGTCCCCACATTTGACCTGATGCCCGAATCATTGCCGGCATAGAGGCATCGATAATGACGTCGCTTGGTACATGTAGATTAGTAATACCATTGTCTGAATCGACCATAGCCAGCTCTGGGTTATTAGCAAATGCTTCCTTAATAGCTGCTTCCACATCACTTCGTACATCTGCAGGAAGCTTATCAAGATTATTTACAAGATTGCCAAAACCGTTATTGACGTCAATACCAGCTTCTTTGATTGCATCAGCGTGTTTGTCAAACACATCCTTGAAGAAAACTTTGACAGCATGGCCAAAGATAATTGGGTCAGATACTTTCATCATCGTCGCCTTCATGTGCAACGAAAACAAAACATCCTGCGCTTTAGCATCGGCGATCTGCTCAGCTAAAAAAGCCACCAGTGCTTTTTTACTCATCACTGTACCATCGATCACTTCTCCCTCAAGGATAGGGAAAGAGTCTTTCAGCACAGTAACTGATCCATCATTACCCACAAATTCAATTTTGATATCAGTGGCATGATCAAGAGTCAGTGATTGTTCATTATGAAAGAAATCACCGCTGCTCATCGTAGCAACGTGAGATTTTGAGTCTTTAGACCAACCCCCCATACTATGCGGATATTTTTTAGCAAAGTTTTTAACCGCTTTTGGCGCACGACGGTCAGAGTTACCTTCACGCAAAACCGGATTAACCGCACTACCCTTGATTTTATCGTAGCGCGTACGAATATCTTTCTCTTCATCACTCTTTGGACTATCTGGATAGTCTGGCAGTGCATAACCTTTATCTTGAAGTTCTTTGATCGCAGCTTTTAATTGCGGCATAGACGCGCTGATATTAGGCAGTTTAATAATATTCGCTTGAGGCTCTTTAACCAATTTCCCCAGTGCCGCTAACGCATCCTCTTGACGCTGATCTTCCTGCAAGTAATCTGGGAAGCTGGCCAAAATACGCCC
Encoded proteins:
- a CDS encoding NADP-dependent isocitrate dehydrogenase; translation: MSQPTIIYTHTDEAPALATGSLLPVVKAFVSTAGINVETSDISLAGRILASFPDYLQEDQRQEDALAALGKLVKEPQANIIKLPNISASMPQLKAAIKELQDKGYALPDYPDSPKSDEEKDIRTRYDKIKGSAVNPVLREGNSDRRAPKAVKNFAKKYPHSMGGWSKDSKSHVATMSSGDFFHNEQSLTLDHATDIKIEFVGNDGSVTVLKDSFPILEGEVIDGTVMSKKALVAFLAEQIADAKAQDVLFSLHMKATMMKVSDPIIFGHAVKVFFKDVFDKHADAIKEAGIDVNNGFGNLVNNLDKLPADVRSDVEAAIKEAFANNPELAMVDSDNGITNLHVPSDVIIDASMPAMIRASGQMWGPDGKQKDTKAVIPDSSYAGVYAETIAFCKEHGAFDPTTMGTVPNVGLMAQKAEEYGSHDKTFEIPADGQVRVVDADGNVLMKHSVEAGDIWRMCQAKDAPIKDWVELAVTRARLSDTPAVFWLDKNRAHDAELIKKVERYLKDLDTDGLELHIMAPEEATRFTLKRVKEGKDTISVTGNVLRDYLTDLFPILELGTSAKMLSIVPLMNGGGLFETGAGGSAPKHVQQFLKENHLRWDSLGEFLALAVSLEHTAQKTGNEKAQVLADALDKATEKLLLNGKSPSRKVNELDNRGSHFYLTLYWAEELAAQDKDAELKEKFASLAQTLSENEDQIVSELNGVQGKPVDIDGYYAADAEKAAQAMRPSKTFNEALASL